In the genome of Rhodamnia argentea isolate NSW1041297 chromosome 3, ASM2092103v1, whole genome shotgun sequence, one region contains:
- the LOC115754698 gene encoding dirigent protein-like → MGARSIVAILFLFLAFRSGVDAASKRIRDRHPCKRLVFFFHDILYEGNNAKNATSAIVGSPDWANRTILAGQSHFGDLVVFDDPITLDNNLHSKPVGRAQGFYIYDKKDVFTAWLGFSFVFNSTQHKGSLNFAGADPLMNKTRDISVIGGTGDFFMARGVATLMTDLFEGDVYFRLRVDIKLYECW, encoded by the coding sequence ATGGGTGCGAGATCAATCGTCGCGATCCTCTTTCTGTTCCTAGCCTTCCGTTCAGGCGTCGACGCGGCAAGCAAGCGGATCCGTGACCGCCACCCATGCAAGCGGCTCGTGTTCTTCTTCCACGACATTCTCTATGAGGGGAACAATGCGAAGAACGCGACCTCGGCCATCGTGGGCTCCCCGGACTGGGCGAACCGGACGATTTTGGCTGGGCAGAGCCATTTCGGCGATTTGGTCGTGTTCGACGACCCCATCACTCTGGACAATAATTTGCACTCGAAGCCTGTTGGGCGTGCCCAAGGGTTCTACATCTATGACAAGAAGGATGTCTTCACGGCTTGGCTTGGCTTTTCCTTTGTGTTTAATTCCACCCAGCACAAGGGCAGCTTGAACTTTGCTGGGGCTGACCCTCTGATGAACAAGACTAGGGACATCTCGGTAATCGGCGGCACCGGCGACTTCTTCATGGCCCGTGGCGTGGCCACTCTGATGACAGACTTGTTCGAGGGGGACGTTTACTTCCGGCTTCGCGTCGATATCAAGTTGTACGAATGTTGGTAG
- the LOC115754700 gene encoding dirigent protein 5-like encodes MRNIAAHKSCFLAFLLLLFTSQFASAAKKTLSKEHPCKRFVLYYHDILFDGGDVANATSATIANETKLGNFKFGKLVVFDDPMTRDSHLRSPAVARAQGFYFYDMKSDYNSWFAYTLVFNSTEREGTLNIMGADIMAAQTRDLSVVGGTGDFFMARGIATIETDTFQGAKYFRLKMDIKLYECY; translated from the coding sequence ATGAGAAACATTGCTGCACACAAATCATGCTTCCttgccttcctcctcctcctattcACAAGCCAATTCGCATCGGCCGCCAAGAAAACCCTCAGCAAGGAACACCCATGCAAGAGGTTTGTCCTCTACTACCACGACATACTCTTCGACGGCGGGGACGTGGCCAACGCGACGTCCGCGACGATCGCGAACGAGACCAAGCTCGGCAACTTCAAGTTCGGGAAGCTGGTCGTGTTCGACGACCCGATGACAAGAGACAGCCATCTTCGCTCCCCGGCGGTTGCTCGAGCCCAGGGCTTCTATTTCTACGACATGAAGAGCGACTACAACTCGTGGTTCGCCTACACTTTGGTGTTCAATTCGACGGAACGTGAGGGCACGCTGAACATTATGGGTGCGGACATAATGGCGGCTCAGACTAGGGATCTTTCTGTGGTGGGGGGAACCGGAGATTTCTTCATGGCGAGGGGAATCGCGACCATCGAGACCGATACTTTTCAAGGAGCCAAGTATTTTCGCCTCAAGATGGACATTAAACTATATGAGTGTTATTAG